In Ostrea edulis chromosome 6, xbOstEdul1.1, whole genome shotgun sequence, a single window of DNA contains:
- the LOC125648195 gene encoding cerebellin-2-like produces the protein MYTAVILVTILCCAYGSRLGDSNEDGIGWLEKAVSGLQMLQHKQDIYIQNMEEKLMSQEKLLHSNQRQIQDLERNLISLQRNKRYPKYTTKCQCDGEVGSQHVLKNEQRTIHENDTLVGVKSPSRNLSSTRDEIDLNGRRSRTKRLLMPVSNTQTRAAFSAYMSANEPNPSNDHILVFRSVLTNIGNHYNHHNGMFTAPDHGVYVFTWTIVIEDGKYIRTEILVDSHTVGTMYTSAYGVSNPRTTNEVVVVEVNAGDVVFIRTNTNGPITGDILSIPSDLRTTFSGWKLF, from the exons ATGTATACAGCAGTCATTTTAGTGACCATTTTGTGTTGTGCTTATGGATCGCGATTGGGTGATTCAAATGAAGACGGGATAGGGTGGTTGGAGAAGGCTGTTAGTGGTCTACAGATGTTGCAACACAAACAGGatatttatattcaaaatatggAGGAAAAACTCATGTCACAGGAGAAATTACTTCATAGCAACCAAAGACAAATTCAAGATCTGGAGAGAAATCTCATTAGTTTGCAAAGAAACAAACGATATCCGAAATATACAACGAAATGTCAATGCGATGGGGAGGTTGGTTCACAGCACGTCCTGAAGAACGAACAGAGAACTATTCATGAAAATGACACATTGGTCGGTGTAAAAAGTCCTTCAAGAAACCTTAGTTCGACAAGGGATGAAATAGATTTAAATGGCAGACGTTCTAGAACAAAACGTCTGTTAATGCCAG TTTCTAACACGCAGACTAGAGCAGCATTTTCGGCGTACATGAGTGCAAATGAACCAAACCCCAGTAATGACCACATTCTGGTTTTCCGATCCGTCCTCACGAACATCGGAAATCACTACAACCATCACAACGGAATGTTTACTGCTCCCGATCACGGTGTCTATGTTTTTACATGGACAATAGTAATAGAAGATGGAAAATATATTCGTACTGAAATTCTAGTAGACTCTCACACTGTTGGAACAATGTACACAAGCGCATATGGAGTTTCAAACCCGAGAACTACCAATGAGGTAGTGGTTGTAGAAGTCAATGCGGGAGATGTCGTGTTTATCCGTACCAATACAAACGGTCCCATTACGGGAGACATCCTGAGCATTCCTAGTGACTTGCGGACGACGTTTTCTGGATGGAAACTTTTTTGA